From a region of the Burkholderia lata genome:
- the gsiC gene encoding glutathione ABC transporter permease GsiC, with protein sequence MLNFLVKRLFGLLPTLAIVAVLVFLFVHLLPGDPARLAAGPEADDATVALVRTDLGLDQPLPAQFVNFFVKIAHGDFGLSTRSKRPVSTEIGERFMPTLMLTLVSMVWATAFGMAIGIASAVWRNRWPDRLGMTLAVSGISFPAFALGMLLMEIFSVKLGWLPVVPDGSWKSYVLPSLTLGAAVAAVMARFTRASFVEVLNEDFVRTARAKGVREPMVVLKHCLRNAMIPVVTMMGLQFGFLLGGSIVVEVVFNWPGLGRLLVDAVTMRDYPVIQAIVLLFSLEFILINLTVDVLYAVINPTIRFK encoded by the coding sequence ATGCTGAATTTTCTCGTCAAACGCCTGTTCGGCCTGCTACCCACGCTCGCGATCGTCGCGGTGCTGGTGTTCCTGTTCGTCCACCTGCTTCCGGGTGACCCGGCGCGGCTCGCGGCCGGGCCCGAAGCCGACGATGCGACGGTCGCGCTGGTGCGCACCGATCTCGGCCTCGACCAGCCGCTGCCCGCGCAGTTCGTGAACTTCTTCGTGAAGATCGCGCACGGCGACTTCGGCCTGTCGACCCGCAGCAAGCGGCCGGTCTCGACCGAGATCGGCGAACGCTTCATGCCGACGCTGATGCTGACGCTCGTCAGCATGGTGTGGGCGACGGCGTTCGGGATGGCGATCGGCATTGCGTCGGCGGTGTGGCGCAACCGCTGGCCCGACCGCCTCGGCATGACGCTCGCGGTGTCGGGCATCTCGTTTCCCGCGTTCGCGCTCGGCATGCTGCTGATGGAAATCTTCTCGGTGAAGCTCGGCTGGCTGCCGGTCGTGCCGGACGGCTCGTGGAAGAGCTACGTGCTGCCGTCGCTTACGCTCGGCGCCGCGGTTGCGGCCGTGATGGCACGCTTCACGCGCGCGTCGTTCGTCGAGGTGCTGAACGAGGATTTCGTGCGTACCGCCCGTGCGAAGGGCGTGCGCGAGCCGATGGTGGTGCTCAAGCACTGCCTGCGCAACGCGATGATCCCGGTCGTCACGATGATGGGGCTGCAGTTCGGCTTCCTGCTCGGCGGCTCGATCGTCGTCGAGGTCGTGTTCAACTGGCCGGGGCTCGGCCGCCTGCTCGTCGACGCGGTGACGATGCGCGACTACCCCGTGATCCAGGCGATCGTGTTGCTGTTTTCGCTCGAGTTCATCCTGATCAACCTGACCGTCGACGTGCTGTACGCGGTCATCAACCCGACCATCCGGTTCAAGTGA
- a CDS encoding alpha/beta fold hydrolase — MPNTFHRVGDGPHPVLVLPGWFGDAHAFEPVEAWLSREHFSYVFMDYRGYGRMRDAAGHYTIDEIAADALALADTLGFATFSVVGHSMGAMAAERIAVIAPRRVRALVPITPVPCGGLPFDAEKRALFARAADHVTDRRTIIDRSTGGRLPAAWIEWKAAYSAARSSPPAFGAYFRAWADTDFSNEIAGIHPVKVLIGEHDPAFDAALMARTYLRRYPLATVDVLRNAGHYPMNETPLALVAAMEAFLLAVTANPVGNH, encoded by the coding sequence ATGCCGAATACGTTTCATCGCGTGGGGGACGGCCCCCACCCTGTTCTTGTACTACCCGGCTGGTTCGGCGACGCTCACGCGTTCGAACCCGTCGAAGCGTGGCTGTCGCGTGAACACTTCAGCTATGTCTTCATGGACTACCGCGGTTACGGCCGCATGCGCGACGCAGCGGGCCACTACACGATCGACGAGATCGCCGCCGACGCACTTGCGCTGGCCGACACGCTCGGTTTCGCGACCTTCAGCGTCGTCGGCCATTCGATGGGCGCGATGGCGGCCGAGAGAATCGCCGTCATCGCACCCAGGCGGGTGCGCGCTCTGGTACCGATCACGCCCGTGCCGTGCGGCGGCCTGCCGTTCGACGCGGAGAAACGCGCGCTATTCGCGCGCGCCGCGGACCACGTCACCGATCGCCGAACCATCATCGATCGCAGCACCGGCGGCCGGCTGCCCGCCGCCTGGATCGAGTGGAAAGCGGCGTATTCGGCAGCCCGTTCGTCGCCGCCGGCGTTCGGCGCGTACTTCCGCGCATGGGCCGATACGGATTTCAGCAACGAGATCGCCGGCATCCATCCGGTGAAAGTGCTGATCGGCGAGCACGATCCGGCGTTCGACGCGGCACTGATGGCCCGCACCTACCTGCGGCGTTATCCGCTCGCCACCGTCGACGTGCTGCGCAATGCGGGCCACTATCCAATGAACGAGACGCCGCTCGCGCTGGTCGCGGCGATGGAGGCGTTCCTGCTCGCGGTGACGGCAAACCCCGTCGGCAACCACTGA
- the pcaQ gene encoding pca operon transcription factor PcaQ translates to MNNRIADGRVKFRHLQCFLAVAQLGGVQKAAESLSITQPAVSKTIAELEAILGVKLFERGRQGAQPTREAQLFMPHANACVLALRQGVGLLAREGGAAAATLEIGMLPTVAASLAPALMKALAERWPRVVVRIATAANADLLERLKSGAIECAIGRLSEPERMIGLAFEQLYNEPLVAVVRAGHPLLSSAAPAAELARYPVVLPPFGTLIRQSAEQLLGACGVPPLDSFIEVLSVSVARALALENDAVWFVPLYAAEYDLSAGALARLPLPSAGTDEPVGLVLRTDAQPSPVARTLIDAVRDIARSRFGETRERGMSRAARKPVRRDD, encoded by the coding sequence ATGAATAACCGTATCGCCGACGGCCGCGTCAAGTTCCGGCACTTGCAATGTTTTCTCGCGGTCGCGCAGCTGGGCGGCGTGCAGAAGGCGGCCGAGAGCCTGTCGATCACGCAGCCGGCTGTTTCGAAGACGATCGCCGAGCTGGAGGCGATCCTCGGCGTGAAGCTGTTCGAGCGCGGCCGGCAGGGCGCGCAGCCGACTCGCGAGGCGCAATTGTTCATGCCGCACGCGAATGCGTGCGTGCTGGCGCTGCGGCAAGGGGTCGGGCTGCTCGCGCGCGAAGGCGGGGCTGCCGCGGCGACGCTGGAAATCGGGATGCTGCCGACTGTCGCGGCGTCGCTCGCGCCCGCGTTGATGAAGGCGCTCGCCGAGCGCTGGCCGCGCGTCGTCGTGCGGATCGCGACGGCCGCGAACGCCGATCTGCTCGAGCGCCTGAAGTCCGGTGCGATCGAGTGCGCGATCGGGCGGCTGTCGGAGCCGGAGCGGATGATCGGGCTCGCGTTCGAGCAGTTGTACAACGAGCCGCTCGTCGCCGTCGTGCGCGCCGGGCATCCGCTGCTCTCGAGCGCGGCGCCGGCGGCCGAGCTTGCGCGCTATCCGGTCGTGCTGCCGCCATTCGGCACGCTGATCCGCCAGTCGGCCGAGCAGCTGCTCGGCGCTTGCGGCGTGCCGCCGCTGGATTCGTTCATCGAGGTGTTGTCGGTATCGGTCGCGCGGGCGCTGGCGCTCGAGAACGACGCGGTCTGGTTCGTGCCGCTCTATGCGGCCGAATACGACCTGTCGGCCGGGGCGCTGGCACGCCTGCCGCTGCCGTCGGCGGGCACCGACGAGCCGGTCGGGCTGGTGCTGCGCACCGATGCGCAGCCGTCGCCGGTCGCGCGAACGCTGATCGACGCCGTGCGCGACATCGCGCGGTCGCGGTTCGGGGAGACGCGTGAGCGCGGGATGTCACGTGCGGCGCGCAAGCCGGTTCGTCGCGACGATTGA
- the pcaH gene encoding protocatechuate 3,4-dioxygenase subunit beta — translation MDSPTILTPRDWPSHPAYVHPEYRSSVKRGPTRPLIPLKEKLRDQYAPVYGAEDLGALDHDLTKNAVKNGEPLGERMVVTGRVLDEGGKPVRNTLVEVWQANAAGRYVHKIDQHDAPLDPNFLGAGRCLTDDEGRYRFLTIKPGAYPWGNHPNAWRPNHIHFSLFGDYFGSRLVTQMYFPGDPLLAYDPIFQGTPEAARDRLISRFSMDLTEEGYALGYEFDIVLRGRDATPMER, via the coding sequence ATGGATTCCCCCACGATCCTCACGCCGCGCGACTGGCCATCGCATCCGGCCTATGTCCACCCCGAATACCGTTCGTCCGTGAAGCGCGGCCCGACGCGCCCGCTGATCCCGCTGAAGGAGAAGCTGCGCGACCAGTACGCGCCCGTCTACGGCGCCGAAGATCTCGGCGCGCTCGACCATGACCTGACGAAGAATGCCGTGAAGAACGGCGAGCCGCTCGGCGAGCGCATGGTCGTCACCGGCCGCGTGCTCGACGAAGGCGGCAAGCCCGTGCGCAACACGCTCGTCGAGGTGTGGCAGGCGAACGCGGCCGGCCGCTACGTGCACAAGATCGACCAGCACGACGCACCGCTCGACCCGAACTTCCTCGGCGCCGGCCGTTGCCTGACCGACGACGAAGGTCGCTACCGCTTCCTGACGATCAAGCCCGGCGCGTACCCGTGGGGCAACCATCCGAACGCATGGCGCCCGAATCACATCCACTTCTCGCTGTTCGGCGATTACTTCGGCTCGCGTCTCGTCACGCAGATGTACTTCCCCGGCGACCCGCTGCTCGCGTACGACCCGATCTTCCAGGGCACGCCCGAGGCTGCGCGCGATCGCCTGATCTCGCGCTTCTCGATGGACCTCACCGAAGAAGGCTATGCGCTCGGCTACGAATTCGACATCGTGCTGCGCGGCCGCGACGCTACCCCGATGGAGCGCTGA
- a CDS encoding helix-turn-helix domain-containing protein — MTETAQLIEMLKRQLKAQGMTYRDVARALDVSETSVKRLFASGRFTLERVVEIAQLLGYTLAELVQEASASAPRLHVLTEQQEALLVSDDKLLLVAVCAINYWTVQDIVSAYQVTKAECVKYLLMLDRMNVVALLPGDRIRVRVARDFDWLPGGPIRRYFHAHALGDFLDSRFDGEGETMTFSQGMLTEAASAELELELRRLRSKAAALHAESSSAPLAQKHGTSLLIAKRMWEPAGFQALRRHA, encoded by the coding sequence ATGACTGAAACCGCCCAACTGATCGAAATGCTGAAGCGCCAGCTGAAGGCGCAGGGCATGACCTACCGCGACGTCGCGCGTGCGCTCGACGTTTCCGAGACCAGCGTGAAGCGGCTGTTCGCCAGCGGCCGCTTTACGCTGGAGCGCGTTGTCGAGATCGCTCAGCTGCTCGGCTATACGCTGGCCGAGCTCGTGCAGGAGGCGTCCGCATCGGCGCCGAGGCTGCACGTGCTAACCGAGCAGCAGGAGGCACTGCTCGTGTCGGACGACAAACTGCTGCTCGTCGCCGTCTGCGCGATCAACTACTGGACCGTGCAGGACATCGTGTCGGCCTATCAGGTGACGAAGGCCGAGTGCGTCAAATATCTGCTGATGCTCGACCGGATGAACGTCGTCGCGCTGTTGCCGGGCGACCGGATTCGCGTGCGCGTCGCGCGCGATTTCGACTGGCTGCCGGGCGGGCCGATCCGCCGGTACTTCCATGCGCACGCGCTTGGCGATTTCCTCGACAGCCGCTTCGACGGGGAAGGCGAGACGATGACGTTCTCGCAGGGGATGCTGACGGAGGCTGCCTCCGCGGAGCTCGAACTGGAGCTGCGCCGGCTGCGCAGCAAGGCGGCCGCGCTGCATGCGGAATCGTCGTCCGCACCGCTCGCGCAGAAGCACGGCACCAGCTTGCTGATCGCGAAGCGGATGTGGGAGCCGGCCGGTTTCCAGGCACTGCGGCGTCATGCGTGA
- the gsiB gene encoding glutathione ABC transporter substrate-binding protein GsiB, which produces MTKQHPFPMFRPRACFVALAGAFALSAAVPAFAQQTAVMAVDSTFTTMDPYDANDTVSQAVVKSFYQGLFGFDKDMKLVNVLATSYDASPDAKVYTIKLRQGVKFHDGTDFNAAAVKANFDRVTDPANHLKRYNMFRVIEKTEVVDPYTVKITLREPFSALINTLAHPSAVMISPAALKKWGRDIALHPVGTGPFEFVEWKQTDDLKVKKFAGYWKKGYPKIDAIDWKPVVDNNTRAALIKTGEADFAFRIPFEQAADLKGSPKVDVVERPSIVQRYVSLNMQQKPFDNPKVRQALNYAVNKEALAKVAFAGFATPSTGVVPQGVDYATKLGPWPYDPAKARALLKEAGYPNGFETTLWSAYNNSTSQKAIQFVQQQLAQVGVKVQVQALEAGERVAKVESAPDPAKAPVRMYYIGWSSSTGEANWAITPLLAGASAPPKLLNTAYYKNDTVDGDLSKALETVDRAKKTELYTDAQKQIWTDAPWIFLVQEKIVYARSKRLQGAYVMPDGSFNFDEISLK; this is translated from the coding sequence ATGACCAAGCAGCATCCGTTCCCGATGTTTCGTCCGCGCGCGTGTTTCGTCGCGCTCGCCGGCGCGTTCGCGCTGTCGGCCGCGGTGCCCGCATTCGCGCAGCAGACCGCGGTGATGGCGGTGGATTCGACCTTCACGACGATGGACCCGTACGACGCGAACGACACGGTGTCGCAGGCCGTCGTCAAGTCGTTCTACCAGGGGCTGTTCGGCTTCGACAAGGACATGAAGCTCGTCAACGTGCTGGCAACCAGCTACGACGCGAGCCCGGACGCGAAGGTCTACACGATCAAGCTGCGCCAGGGCGTGAAGTTCCACGACGGCACCGATTTCAACGCGGCGGCCGTGAAGGCGAACTTCGACCGCGTGACCGATCCCGCGAACCACCTGAAGCGCTACAACATGTTCCGCGTGATCGAGAAGACCGAAGTGGTCGATCCGTACACGGTGAAGATCACGCTGCGCGAGCCGTTCTCGGCGCTGATCAACACGCTCGCGCACCCGTCGGCCGTGATGATCTCGCCGGCCGCGCTGAAGAAGTGGGGCCGCGACATCGCGCTGCACCCGGTCGGCACGGGCCCGTTCGAGTTCGTCGAATGGAAGCAGACCGACGACCTGAAGGTGAAGAAGTTCGCCGGCTACTGGAAGAAGGGCTATCCGAAGATCGACGCGATCGACTGGAAGCCGGTGGTCGACAACAACACGCGTGCGGCGCTGATCAAGACGGGCGAAGCCGATTTCGCGTTCCGCATCCCGTTCGAACAGGCAGCCGACCTGAAGGGCAGCCCGAAGGTCGACGTCGTGGAGCGGCCGTCGATCGTGCAGCGCTATGTGTCGCTGAACATGCAGCAGAAGCCGTTCGACAACCCGAAGGTGCGCCAGGCGCTGAACTACGCGGTGAACAAGGAAGCGCTCGCGAAGGTCGCGTTCGCCGGCTTCGCGACGCCGTCCACCGGCGTGGTGCCGCAGGGTGTCGACTACGCGACGAAGCTGGGCCCGTGGCCGTACGACCCGGCGAAGGCGCGCGCGCTGCTGAAGGAAGCCGGCTATCCGAACGGCTTCGAGACGACGCTGTGGTCCGCGTATAACAACTCGACGTCGCAGAAGGCGATCCAGTTCGTGCAGCAGCAGCTCGCGCAGGTCGGCGTGAAGGTGCAGGTGCAGGCGCTGGAAGCCGGCGAGCGCGTCGCGAAGGTCGAGAGCGCGCCGGACCCGGCGAAGGCGCCGGTGCGGATGTACTACATCGGCTGGTCGTCGTCGACGGGCGAGGCGAACTGGGCGATCACGCCGCTGCTCGCCGGCGCGTCGGCACCGCCGAAGTTGCTGAACACCGCGTACTACAAGAACGACACGGTCGACGGCGATCTTTCGAAGGCACTGGAGACGGTCGACCGCGCGAAGAAGACCGAGCTCTACACCGATGCGCAGAAGCAGATCTGGACCGATGCGCCGTGGATCTTCCTCGTGCAGGAGAAGATCGTGTATGCGCGCAGCAAGCGGCTGCAGGGCGCGTACGTGATGCCGGACGGCTCGTTCAACTTCGACGAAATCTCGCTGAAATGA
- a CDS encoding P1 family peptidase, translated as MRIAPMWTATLPAGPRGTIADVPGVTVGHCTLDAGNVQTGVTVVKPHPGDVYRSKVPAGAAVINGFGKSVGLVQVDELGTLDTPIALTNTFGVGAVAQAQIRAAIAANPQVGRDWSTVNPLVFECNDGYLNDIQAFAVTAAHYDDACRAASRDVARGAVGAGRGMSSFDLKGGIGSASRVAVAAGRPYTVGALVLANFGRLPMLTLGGVPVGQIVAQRRAAEAAHAAPPEQGSIILLLATDAPLDARQLSRLARRAGAGLARTGSVYGHGSGDIALAFSTAYTIAHDASTIALPALVADAALDPLFMAAAESVEHAIADALLQAVTVAGRDGHVRQSLRDAVPDLDRLFNEGHEGRLTQS; from the coding sequence ATGCGCATCGCACCCATGTGGACGGCAACGCTGCCGGCCGGGCCGCGCGGCACGATCGCCGACGTGCCGGGCGTGACGGTCGGCCATTGCACGCTCGATGCGGGCAACGTGCAAACGGGCGTGACCGTCGTGAAGCCGCATCCGGGCGACGTGTACCGCAGTAAGGTGCCGGCGGGGGCTGCCGTGATCAACGGCTTCGGCAAGAGCGTCGGGCTCGTGCAGGTCGACGAGCTCGGCACGCTCGATACGCCGATCGCGCTGACCAATACGTTCGGCGTCGGCGCGGTCGCGCAGGCGCAGATTCGCGCGGCGATCGCGGCCAATCCGCAAGTCGGCCGCGACTGGTCGACCGTCAACCCGCTCGTGTTCGAGTGCAACGACGGCTATCTGAACGATATCCAGGCGTTCGCGGTCACGGCCGCGCATTACGACGACGCGTGCCGCGCGGCATCGCGTGACGTCGCACGTGGCGCGGTGGGCGCTGGGCGCGGGATGTCGAGCTTCGACCTGAAAGGCGGGATCGGTTCGGCGTCGCGTGTCGCTGTTGCGGCCGGGCGGCCCTATACGGTCGGCGCGCTCGTGCTCGCGAATTTCGGCCGGCTGCCGATGTTGACGCTCGGCGGCGTGCCGGTCGGGCAGATCGTCGCGCAACGGCGCGCAGCCGAGGCCGCGCATGCGGCACCGCCCGAGCAGGGCTCGATCATCCTGTTGCTGGCCACCGACGCGCCGCTCGATGCACGGCAACTGTCGCGGCTCGCGCGTCGCGCGGGTGCGGGGCTGGCCCGCACGGGCTCGGTTTACGGGCACGGCAGCGGCGACATCGCGCTCGCATTTTCCACCGCATACACGATCGCGCACGACGCATCGACCATCGCGCTGCCGGCCCTCGTCGCCGATGCGGCGCTCGATCCGCTGTTCATGGCCGCGGCCGAAAGTGTCGAGCACGCCATTGCCGACGCGCTGCTGCAGGCCGTGACGGTGGCCGGGCGCGACGGCCACGTGCGGCAATCGCTGCGCGACGCGGTGCCCGATCTCGATCGCCTGTTCAACGAAGGCCACGAAGGACGTCTTACCCAGTCATGA
- a CDS encoding YiiX/YebB-like N1pC/P60 family cysteine hydrolase: protein MTTRTETAAYESHRTAPRDARDTDRTMPLATVRTLAASAHVGDLVFIRVPANAPRDAAGTTSSAGTWANRFGIVVDTSGDEPLIAEAAFAWTKLTPLSRFVARTDGGRIALARRVAAPTTDAQRQIHSTAERRIDALLGNRFNVRTRRGFCADYVSDVLGVDRDATPAALLRSGTLSLEFDGIVFDPGRQS from the coding sequence ATGACCACCCGAACCGAAACCGCTGCCTACGAATCGCATCGCACCGCCCCGCGCGATGCCCGCGACACCGATCGCACGATGCCGCTCGCCACGGTCCGCACGCTGGCCGCCAGCGCGCACGTCGGGGATCTCGTGTTCATCCGCGTACCGGCGAATGCACCGCGCGATGCAGCAGGCACGACGAGCTCGGCGGGTACGTGGGCCAATCGCTTCGGCATCGTCGTCGATACGTCGGGCGACGAGCCCTTGATCGCCGAAGCCGCGTTTGCGTGGACGAAGCTGACGCCGCTGTCGCGCTTCGTCGCCCGGACCGACGGCGGACGCATCGCGCTTGCCCGTCGCGTCGCGGCACCGACCACCGATGCGCAGCGCCAGATTCATTCAACGGCTGAACGGCGGATCGACGCGCTGCTCGGCAACCGTTTCAACGTGCGGACGCGGCGCGGGTTCTGCGCCGATTACGTGAGCGACGTGCTCGGGGTCGACCGGGATGCGACACCGGCCGCACTGCTGCGCAGCGGCACGCTGTCACTCGAATTCGACGGGATCGTGTTCGATCCCGGCCGCCAGTCATAA
- a CDS encoding AraC family transcriptional regulator: MRNTLLDPYENIPRSVVVTANDYAAGTTFPEHAHGRGQFAFASRGTISVSTPHGRWLVPPQRACWVPAGVRHEMTMTGPVTMLNTFVSGDAAQEAGLPEQCGVYGVSALLRQLIDDAIDLPALYDVDGRAGKLMALLVAEIATMPRLSLHAPLPADARLAKVCRHLLASPSIAADLDQVAADAGVSRRTFTRQFRAQTGVSFAAWRQQVCMLSAIARLSDGQPVTRVALDLGYASASAFTSAFRRILGDTPSRYLEIRR, encoded by the coding sequence GTGAGAAATACGCTGCTAGATCCCTACGAAAATATTCCCAGGAGCGTGGTCGTGACCGCGAACGACTATGCGGCGGGCACGACGTTTCCGGAGCACGCGCACGGGCGCGGGCAATTCGCGTTCGCGTCGCGCGGCACGATCAGCGTGTCGACGCCGCACGGGCGCTGGCTGGTGCCGCCGCAGCGCGCGTGCTGGGTGCCGGCAGGCGTGCGGCACGAAATGACGATGACCGGGCCGGTCACGATGCTCAACACGTTCGTGTCCGGCGACGCCGCGCAGGAGGCGGGCTTGCCCGAGCAGTGCGGTGTCTATGGCGTGTCCGCGCTTCTGCGCCAACTGATCGACGATGCGATCGACCTGCCGGCGCTGTACGACGTCGACGGGCGCGCGGGCAAGCTGATGGCGTTGCTGGTCGCGGAAATCGCGACGATGCCGCGCCTGTCGCTGCATGCGCCGCTGCCGGCCGACGCCCGGCTGGCGAAGGTGTGCCGGCACCTGCTCGCGTCGCCGTCGATCGCGGCCGATCTCGACCAGGTGGCCGCCGATGCAGGCGTGAGCCGCCGCACGTTCACGCGGCAGTTTCGCGCGCAGACAGGCGTGAGTTTTGCTGCATGGCGCCAACAGGTGTGCATGCTCTCGGCGATCGCGCGCCTGAGCGACGGGCAGCCGGTCACGCGCGTCGCGCTCGATCTCGGGTACGCGAGCGCCAGCGCGTTCACGTCGGCGTTTCGCCGCATTCTGGGCGATACGCCGAGCCGCTATCTGGAGATTCGGCGCTAA
- the pcaG gene encoding protocatechuate 3,4-dioxygenase subunit alpha, which translates to MTTLKQTPSQTVGPYFAYGLCPQQYDYDLKSLFTPTIAAAHAEGEHVLLVGQVFDGDGNVVGDAVLEFTQVDGAGRYPASRDDIAKSGFTGFARVGTGTDAQQRFVVETVKPGRLAADEAPHINVTVMMRGILTHAFTRVYFDDEAAANAADPVLNAVPAERRATLVAKRDAQPGRPVVYRFDIRMQGPDETVFFDV; encoded by the coding sequence ATGACGACGCTGAAGCAAACCCCTTCGCAGACGGTCGGCCCGTACTTCGCATACGGCCTGTGCCCGCAGCAATACGACTACGACCTGAAGAGCCTGTTCACGCCGACGATCGCCGCGGCGCACGCCGAAGGCGAGCACGTGCTGCTGGTCGGCCAGGTGTTCGACGGTGACGGCAACGTCGTCGGCGACGCGGTGCTCGAATTCACGCAGGTGGACGGCGCGGGCCGCTACCCCGCGTCGCGCGACGACATCGCGAAATCCGGCTTCACGGGCTTCGCGCGAGTCGGCACCGGCACCGATGCGCAGCAGCGCTTCGTCGTCGAGACGGTGAAGCCGGGCCGCCTCGCCGCCGACGAAGCGCCGCACATCAACGTGACCGTGATGATGCGCGGGATCCTCACCCACGCGTTCACGCGCGTGTACTTCGACGACGAAGCCGCCGCGAACGCAGCCGACCCCGTGCTGAACGCCGTGCCGGCCGAACGCCGCGCGACGCTCGTCGCGAAACGCGACGCGCAGCCGGGCCGACCGGTCGTCTACCGTTTCGACATCCGCATGCAGGGGCCGGACGAAACCGTGTTCTTCGACGTGTGA
- the gsiD gene encoding glutathione ABC transporter permease GsiD, which produces MNATVQTAAPAAPTAIRTPWREFWRKFRKQTVALVAGGFVLALVVLAFVGPHIVPFDPENYFDYDALNAAPSAVHWFGVDSLGRDIFSRIIAGTRISLAAGFFSVALGAVIGTFFGLLAGYYEGWWDRITMRVADVLFAFPGILLAIGVVAILGNGMINVICAVAIFSIPAFARLVRGNTLMLKHMTYVEAARSIGASDWTIIMRHILPGTVSSVVVYFTMRIGTSIITAASLSFLGLGAQPPTPEWGAMLNEARADMVTAPHIAIFPSLAIFLTVLAFNLLGDGLRDALDPKLERR; this is translated from the coding sequence ATGAACGCGACAGTCCAGACCGCGGCGCCGGCCGCACCGACCGCGATCCGCACGCCGTGGCGCGAATTCTGGCGCAAGTTCCGCAAGCAGACCGTCGCGCTCGTCGCGGGCGGCTTCGTGCTGGCGCTTGTCGTGCTGGCGTTCGTCGGCCCGCACATCGTGCCGTTCGATCCGGAGAACTATTTCGACTACGACGCGTTGAACGCGGCGCCGTCGGCCGTGCACTGGTTCGGCGTCGATTCGCTCGGCCGCGACATCTTCAGCCGGATCATCGCGGGCACGCGCATCTCGCTCGCGGCCGGCTTTTTCTCGGTCGCGCTCGGCGCGGTGATCGGCACGTTCTTCGGGCTGCTCGCCGGCTACTACGAAGGCTGGTGGGACCGCATCACGATGCGCGTGGCCGACGTGCTGTTCGCGTTCCCGGGCATCCTGCTCGCGATCGGCGTGGTCGCGATCCTCGGCAACGGGATGATCAACGTGATCTGCGCGGTCGCGATCTTCAGCATCCCGGCGTTCGCGCGGCTCGTGCGCGGCAACACGCTGATGCTGAAGCACATGACCTATGTCGAGGCCGCGCGCAGCATCGGCGCGTCGGACTGGACGATCATCATGCGGCACATCCTGCCGGGCACCGTGTCGTCGGTCGTCGTCTACTTCACGATGCGGATCGGCACGTCGATCATCACGGCCGCGAGCCTGTCGTTCCTCGGGCTCGGCGCGCAGCCGCCGACGCCGGAGTGGGGCGCGATGCTCAACGAGGCGCGCGCGGACATGGTGACGGCGCCGCACATCGCGATCTTCCCGAGCCTCGCGATCTTCCTGACGGTGCTCGCGTTCAACCTGCTCGGCGACGGGCTGCGCGACGCGCTCGATCCGAAGCTGGAGCGCCGCTGA
- a CDS encoding M55 family metallopeptidase, whose amino-acid sequence MKILISTDIEGVAGVFATEQTRAGNPEYERARRWMTAEANAAIEGAFMGSAQAVWVNDSHGGFRNLLPDGLDARARVVLGKPRTLGMMTGLEQQPDLVFMIGYHAKSQTRGILAHTINSFAFTQVWLNGVELGEAGLYGALAREYGAHVALATGDDVFAEETRPLFPDAHFEAVKTAGGASSGDTLTPAASCARIATAAREAVSHALSAGVRAGAHRPAPATCTLRVQTAALADLFCVLPSLERVDAVTLRFDGPSVEHVVRTLNSLSAMSFMLR is encoded by the coding sequence ATGAAGATCCTGATTTCGACCGACATCGAAGGTGTTGCCGGCGTATTCGCCACCGAGCAGACGCGTGCCGGCAATCCGGAATACGAGCGTGCGCGCCGCTGGATGACCGCCGAGGCGAACGCGGCGATCGAAGGCGCGTTCATGGGCAGCGCGCAGGCCGTGTGGGTCAACGATTCGCATGGCGGCTTCCGCAACCTGCTGCCCGACGGGCTCGATGCGCGTGCGCGCGTCGTGCTCGGCAAGCCGCGCACGCTCGGGATGATGACGGGCCTCGAACAGCAGCCCGACCTCGTGTTCATGATCGGCTATCACGCGAAGTCGCAGACACGCGGCATCCTTGCGCACACGATCAACAGCTTCGCGTTCACGCAGGTGTGGCTGAACGGCGTCGAGCTTGGCGAAGCCGGGCTGTACGGTGCGTTGGCGCGGGAATACGGTGCGCACGTCGCGCTGGCCACGGGCGACGACGTGTTCGCCGAGGAAACCCGGCCGCTGTTTCCGGATGCGCATTTCGAGGCGGTCAAGACGGCCGGCGGCGCATCGAGCGGCGATACGCTCACGCCCGCCGCGTCATGTGCGCGGATCGCAACGGCTGCGCGCGAAGCGGTTTCGCACGCACTGTCGGCAGGCGTGCGCGCCGGTGCCCATCGGCCTGCGCCGGCCACTTGCACGCTGCGCGTGCAGACGGCGGCGCTGGCCGACCTGTTCTGCGTGCTGCCGTCGCTGGAGCGCGTCGACGCGGTAACGCTGCGCTTCGACGGGCCTTCGGTCGAGCATGTGGTGCGCACGCTGAACAGTTTGTCGGCGATGTCGTTCATGTTGCGGTGA